Part of the Eleginops maclovinus isolate JMC-PN-2008 ecotype Puerto Natales chromosome 3, JC_Emac_rtc_rv5, whole genome shotgun sequence genome is shown below.
ATTGAGTCACTTGCATTAACAGCATTAAAGTGTACATTTCTCCTATTTTTTCTCCACTGATGCTTAAAGCAGTGGGAGTAGTGTGCTCAAAGATAACAGTAGTTGTGTGGGTCTACCAGTATGTCTAAGTGTAGCTTTGCTTTGATGTAGTGGACGAACACTAAGCTAGGTGGACAGCCattaagaatgtgtgtgtttcttataTAAGAGCAATAAGGGCAAAGGTACAACTGTACTGTCCAGTGTCAGATAAGGCATTCCTTTCATGGACGGAAGATTTATACTTTGACATTTGGTCGGGGAGATAAGAAGGTAGGGGCTCATTTTATTGGGTTGTTGGCCCAAGTGAATCTCAGTGTATTTTTTGTAGCATGTTAAAGGAGAAATTTCTCTTAATTCaatctgatttctttctctcatTAAAAGGCAAAATTCCGGTAGTGCTTCCCTGCATGCATACCACTACGTATACATCCAACACATGCACTATCTGCACACAAAAAACCTTAAACATTCGATTGTTCTTCCCTCTTACTATCCCAGGCTGTGCAGTTGCCATGCTTCTCTGGTCACGCTGAGCGTAATCCAACAGCTGTGCAATGAGGCGCATTTTTCATCCATTTTCAAATTTGCTATTAATCCCTGTAGTCATGCTCCAATGATGCATGGCTCGGTGGGTTATCCCTTTCATTAAACCCCAGGAAAGCTGTTTCTGCAATCCAGGCTATTTTAAGTCTCTCAGATACTCTGCCCTCTTTCAGAGTATAGATGACAACTAGAGATTACATAATTCAGTGTTGTGTCCATCAATCTGCTCAACCAATCCCTGATTAGAATCTGGTAATCTTCACTCCAGAGTCGCCAACGATGAGACGAGCCATGGCGGGATGAACCTGTGAAATACACAATAGGAAATTATGACAAATCCACATTAACATATCTTTACAGCATTAATACTAAGTATAAAGTACATCTGCAactcaaaaacaaactgataaggacaaaataattgtttgaaaaatgaacaatgaaatTATGATTAAAAgcttgaataaaacaaattagcTGCGTTCCTATTGTTAGGCGTCAGAGCTCAAAACCAAATCACAGGCATAATCCAACAAGGAATATTACAGTTACAGTACATGCAAATGAAGTATGGGTGCATCTAAAGCAGAGGTTTTCAGTAAATGGAAGGGAAAAAACCTATCATTAGTTTTCAAAAGCTCACATAGTTTAAATGTGGGCCACTTTCCAAGAAACTCATACATGCTTTTGTTTTAGTCATCTCCCATCACCTACAGTTACTACACTCAGTAAGTGTTTCTAACCTGCGCTTGAAGAGGCCCATAGGGCACCAGTTCTCCGTCCACAGTGAGTGTCCCTCGTGTGGACAGGGGCTGCAGCCTGAAGGCCTTGCAGGTAATGTGGCTCACATATGGCGAGCTGACGGAGTGGTGGGTTCCTCTTTCCATAGCGAAGAACAGTCTCAGCAGAGTGGCTCTGGAGATCCCCGCCCGCACAAAGGTCAGGTGGATCAGCCCATCGTCAAACCTGGCCTGGGGTGCAGCATGAAGATCAGCCCCGAGGTGGGACTGATAAAGAGCCAGGACCAGGACAAAGTCTCCTTCAATAGTGACCCAGTCTCTGGTGGGAAGGGGTTGGTCGAGGGGGGGTAACAAGTTATCTCTTGGGGCATTTAAAGGCAGTGAGAATAAAGGACGGTTCTTTTGAGGTCCTGCTGGCTCGGCAATGTCAAAGTTAAAAGTTGAGGACGGTGTGCGTAGAGAGGGCGAGGGCGAGGTGGAGTTTGGTGTGTTAGGACGTGGGACGAGGTAGGATGAAGAGTGTGGGGAGGCACATGAAGGGGAAGATGGGGGTGTgggagaaagagacagggagagggagggaagttTTGGGGGGAGAGAGTTTGAGTGGGAgtgctggaggagagagaggggcctCGGCCGAGAGGCGTTCTGGTGTTGGTCCAGGGTCTTGGGCTTGGAGAAGGGAGAGTGACggaagggggaggaagagatggTGAGAGATCGCTCCCGAGCAACGTCCAGTTGGTAGGGTTCTTTCTGGTAGTAGGAGCCGTTCAGGTCCACTTCCTCGACCCTGTAAGGCGAGCCGGAGACTGGGTCCGCCTCCTGACTGAGCGGCTGGTTGAACAGAGCATGGGCGATCTGGCTGGACGGGGCGGAATTCTTCCTCAGTGCTTTTCTGGCGTCCTTAAGACCCTCTTGGTAGGTGAGACAACCCTCTGGCTCTCCGTCTGCCTGTCGCCCCGTGTCAACCCCAAATCCaactctctccccctctgcaGAACCACCACTGCCTTCCCCAttcttccccctctcctcctcctccatctcgcCGGAGTCTTGCTCTACCCTCCCCTCATCTTCCCTTTCATCCTTGATCCCAGCCAACCTCTCCGCCTGTCCCATATTACAGTCTTCCCTTTCAATTGATTCTGAACTCTCGGAACATGTCCCTGACCTCTCTGCTTCCGcctccatctccccctctctttccctgtcCTCTGCCAGGCTGCTTGCCCTCACCACGCCAGATCCCCCTCCCCTAGCCCTctcccttcttctctccctctctctctgcctctcctctttctccatctctccctcgcCCCTACGCAGGCTTCTCTGTTCACTGATGCCCATGTCGGAGCAGGTGCGATGGATGGGAGTTCTACAGAAGTCATCCAGGCCTTCTGTGATACTTCGGGAGAGCGGTCTCCTTGGGGGAGGTGGTGTGGTGTCAGGTGAGATGGGGTGGATAGAGGGAGGCAGGTAGGACAGACGACCCTTGTAGGACCGAAGAGAAGCAATGCGCACCAGGGTGCCCAGGGTGAAGCGAGCCGAGCCCAGTCCACGATACCTAGAAGAAAAGATGTCAAGTTAATCTTACATGTGTACCTACTGTCTTCTGCTAGATGGAGCTGATGCTAAAATGTCTCAAGACATTATAGGTGTTCTTCTTTTATATCTAAATAATGATTAAATCTTAACAATATGACTGACATTTATAGTCACTTTTTTAagttccttttccttttcatccCACTCATTGATGTGTGGAAATGGGGGTGAGGGATAGGGAGAGGGTGAGTGTTGTGGTGATCTTGCATCTACAGTGTGTgattttctatatatatatatatataatatttttgcCACAAGGGCTATTATGTTACAAAAATTGCAAAGTTAATGTGGAAATAATCTTTCTGTGAAATTCTGAAGATGTATCTAAACATTACAAAGTATAGTGTTGTGATTGTCTGTGTTCCAAGTATTGTGCACTACTTGCTATTTAACAGAGACAAGTAATGTCCTCTAAACTTCCAATTACTCAGGGATAGTGATATATATTCAAGAAATCAGTGTGATTTGAATGGATCAAAAGTGATATAGCAGGATTAACAAAGCCAACAGCTGATGTTCTTACAGTTTAATCAGTTACCCACCTCTCACTCTCAATGTCCACATCGGACACAAAGCCCCAGGcaacagaaaggaaagagaacagTCTCCTGGGTGCTGCAGGACGACTGTTGACGGAGGGTGGAGGGCTTGTCGTGACAGAGATCACGTCCATGGGTCGGACTCCGCCTCGACAGAGCAAAAAGCAGCAATTCAAAAGGAGGGGCTCCCGAAGGCACATGTCATACCTGAGGGAGATTCAAAGAAGATAAAAACGACTCCACTCAGTACGCTTAGGAGAGGACTGTACAAACAAACGGGCAATACAAAGTCCTATATTCTGTTATTCAAAGATATCTAGGTCTAGATAACAAAGTGAtgacaaaacaacatgtgaGTTGTGAACACGCTCACCCTGCATGGTGGTTGATGGAGCCAGCCAGTGCATTCCCAGAGCCGCAGGGAAGAATGCCGACAGGTGTTTTTATTGCTTGTTCCCAGTCAGGACGCTCCATCAGCCCATTGATTACCTGCAAGAACACAACACAGAGATGTCTGAAAATCATATCTGTGGCCCCAGTTTAAGACACATATATGTGGTATTAAtcacaaaatatatatctcCACAGTTATATATTTGCTTCCGGTAAATACCCCAGTATTCAATCGTGTTTAACCctccataaataaaaaagcattacacacCTCATGCAGTAGGCCGTCTCCAGAGATAATGATGATGCCATCCCACTCTGGGAGCGATATCTCTCTGATAAGCTCTCTGGCATGGTTCTGACGCTCTGagatacatatacatacattaaGTTAACCCCAGtaaaatatcaatgttttataCATATGTTCAAATGCTGAAAAAGAGACTTAATCACAGATCACATTTTCAGCAATATTATCCTCATATATTgtagtatattttatttaaagttatttcttGATTCTATTCTAGAAATGCAGCAAATGTGACATTACCCTAATTTCCACCTGGGGATCAATAATGTTATTCTGCTTATATGTAAAAGCATTGGCATGTTACCTGTCTGTATAAGGTTGTAGCTGATGTTGGCCTCTCTGATCATTGGCAGGATGTGTGTCTGACACAACTGCATTGCCTGGCCTCTCCCACTAAAGGGATTGACCAATAACAGTAGT
Proteins encoded:
- the sphk2 gene encoding sphingosine kinase 2 codes for the protein MRSPEPSSPSTAEALLHGQFASWGSGSNSNNNSCPNSPGGPGGLSPAASPTPAPASNYALTLTHTHIHIQRLSPRPGKEARLLLPLSELVGCSCPRAPAPPLLVLYWYPPGKRRKGVSRRRQVRAYLAESRSEAERWSAAVQCLLRDVTVTADTEFSRSLLPRPRRLLLLVNPFSGRGQAMQLCQTHILPMIREANISYNLIQTERQNHARELIREISLPEWDGIIIISGDGLLHEVINGLMERPDWEQAIKTPVGILPCGSGNALAGSINHHAGYDMCLREPLLLNCCFLLCRGGVRPMDVISVTTSPPPSVNSRPAAPRRLFSFLSVAWGFVSDVDIESERYRGLGSARFTLGTLVRIASLRSYKGRLSYLPPSIHPISPDTTPPPPRRPLSRSITEGLDDFCRTPIHRTCSDMGISEQRSLRRGEGEMEKEERQRERERRRERARGGGSGVVRASSLAEDREREGEMEAEAERSGTCSESSESIEREDCNMGQAERLAGIKDEREDEGRVEQDSGEMEEEERGKNGEGSGGSAEGERVGFGVDTGRQADGEPEGCLTYQEGLKDARKALRKNSAPSSQIAHALFNQPLSQEADPVSGSPYRVEEVDLNGSYYQKEPYQLDVARERSLTISSSPFRHSPFSKPKTLDQHQNASRPRPLSLLQHSHSNSLPPKLPSLSLSLSPTPPSSPSCASPHSSSYLVPRPNTPNSTSPSPSLRTPSSTFNFDIAEPAGPQKNRPLFSLPLNAPRDNLLPPLDQPLPTRDWVTIEGDFVLVLALYQSHLGADLHAAPQARFDDGLIHLTFVRAGISRATLLRLFFAMERGTHHSVSSPYVSHITCKAFRLQPLSTRGTLTVDGELVPYGPLQAQVHPAMARLIVGDSGVKITRF